The Thermoplasmata archaeon DNA window GTGCCGGGGAACTCGGCGTCCATCATGCCCCTCAGGTCCTGGAAGAACTGGTGCGTCTCGGGCAGGCTCTGGCAGGTCGTGCCCTCCCGCTTGTACAGATACGGCGCGGCGTCACACCGGTAGCCGTCGAGGCCGTGGCCCAGCCAGAACCGGGCGAACTTCATCATCTCGCCGCGGACCGCGCTCGTGTCGTAGTTGAGGTCGGGCTGCCAGGAGAAGAAGCGGTGGAAGAAGTACTGACCGGCGACCTCGTCCCACGTCCAGTTCGAGCGCTCGAAGTCCGGGAAGATCAGGCGCGCGCGAGAGAACTCAGTGCCGGTGTCGGACCATAGGAACCAGGAGCGGAACGGCGAGTCGCGGCTGCCTCGCGCTTCCTGGAACCAGGGGTGCTGGTCGGAGACGTGGTTGGTGACGAGGTCCCCGATCACCCGCAGGCCACGCCCGTGCGCCGCCTCGACCAGGCGGTCGAGGTCGTCGATCGTGCCGAAGCGCGGGTCGACCTCGTAGTGGTTGGAGATGTCGTAGCCGTCGTCGCGCCAGGGCGATCGGTAGAACGGCAGCAGCCAGATCGCGCCGACGCCGAGGTCCGCGAGGTAATCGAGCTTCGCGGTCACCCCCGGGAGGTCCCCGATCCCGTCGCCGTTGGAGTCGTAGAAGGATCGGACCGCGAGCTCGTAGAACACGACGTTCCGGAACCAGTCCGGGCTCCGCAGGTCCGATTCGGTCGGGGGCATGCTCGCGCTAGTATCGACGGCCGCTAGCTTGTAAGCAATTGCCCTCGACCGGCGCTAGCTCGGTGCCGAAAGGGGCCCCGCGATCTGGTCCACTGCCGCGAAGAGACGGCCGCCGGCCTCCGGGTCCCGCGATGCCGGGTCCCCGGGCACGACGCGCTCGTTCGCGAAGTACTCGCCGCTGACCGAGGCGAGCGACGGGTCCTCCGCGACGAGGACCGGGGTGACGGCCCCCCGGCGCACGCTCTTGGCGAAGAGCCAGCCGAGCACGGTGATCGCGATCTTCGTGCCGCCCCCGTTGTTCTTGCCGAACCCGGACGCCACGAAGCCCGGGTGCACGGCGTTCACCGACACGCCCGTGCCCGCGAGGCGCCGGGCGAACTCGCGGGTGAGGAGGATCAGCTCCAGCTTCGACACCCCGTAGGCCCGGAAACCGGCGTACGCGCGGCCGGACTGGAGGTCGGAAAGGTCGAGCTTCTGCCGGAGATGGGCGTCGGAAGCCATGTTCACGACGCGGGCGGGGGCGCTCTCCTTGAGGCGGTCCTCGAGCAGCGACGTCAGGAGGAAGGGGGCGAGCACGTTCAGCGCGAACGTGCGCTCGAGTCCTTCTGCCGTCACTTCGCGCCGACGGAAGAAGGCCCCCGCGTTGTTCACGAGCACGTGGATCCTCGGGTACTTCGCGAGCAGCGTGGCGGCCAGCCGCCGGACGTCGCCCGGTCGGGCAAGGTCCGTGACCCCCACCGATTCGACCCGCGGGTTGCCGGTCTCCCGCGCGATCGCGGCCGCGGTGGCCGCCGCGCGCGGCTCCCCGCGGCCGACGACCACGACCGTGTAGCCGTCCGCCGCCAGCCGTCGCGCGATCTCCCGGCCGATCCCCGAGGTCGCGCCGGTGACCACCGCGACCTGTCCCGTGCCTCGAGTGCCCGGACTCGTCGCCATCGTCAGCCCCGAGCTTCGAGCTCCGGCGCGGCTTGGGGTTTTCGGACCCTCCGGCTAGGCGAGCCGGTACTCTCGGCGGCGCGAGTCGTAGAGCGAGACGGACTCCCGGACGAGGCCCTGCTGGCGGAGCGACTCCAGAGCGCTCTGGACCGTCCGGCGGGGAAGCCGCGACATCTGGGCGAGCTGGGTCTGGTCGAGCCCGCGGTAGGTCTCGAGCAGGAAGAACAGGAACTTCGCGGCGGGAGGTCCCTCGACCGACCGCCCGGTCCGGATGGTGCCCAGCGTCTCGCCCCGCAGGCCGAGCCGCTGGGAGGCGAGCGGCAGGACCGAGCGAGGCGCGACGTTCCCGAGGTTCACGTCGGAGCCGAGCTCCATCAGGAGCTGCACCTGCTGGGACTCCATCGGGGCCTCGAAGATCAGGTCCTCCTTCGGGTGCTCCGCGACGATCGACCGGACCCAGTCCCACTTGATCGCCCCGTCGCTGTCGTAGATGCCGACCCCGCGGCCGGACTCCCGGCTCTCGATGATCACCTTGCGCGGTCCGAGCGTGCGCGCGTGCCCGATCTGCGTGAGGGTCTCCTTGAGCGACAGCTGGTAGTGCGCATCCTTCTTGCCGACCTCGATGAAGAAATCGAGGCTGCGCTCCTTGGCGGCCTTGGCCAGCCGCTCGATCTGCGGTGGGGCGAGCTCGATGATCCCGCTCGAGATCTCGACGAGATCGAAGCCCAGCTCCCGGGCCTCGTCGAGCAGCTGGGGCGCCCGGTCGTGGGTCAGGGCGTACTCCAGCAGCGTGCCGCCGGTCGAGACCTCGAGCCCGTGGTCGTGGTAGCGACGCACGCGAGCCCGGACGGCCTCCCTCGGCAGCAGGAGCGGGAGCCCCCAGCCGATCTTGGCGACGTCGACGTAGGGCGCCAGCAGGTCGATCTCGTCGTCGTGCAGCGCGGCCAGGCGGTCCAGGACGTGCGTGACACCGGTGCGACGAGGCCGGGAGACGCTGGGCACGCTCGCCGGGAAGAACGTCGCCTTGGCGCGTGAGCTGACGGAACCTGCCATGATTCGTTATCCTCCTACGCAGGAACTGCGAGCGGCCGAGCCACTCGCACGTAAAAGCTTCACGGCGATCCCCGGGTCGAGCTTCGTGGACCCGAGGCCGGGCGCGGGCCAGCCAGCGTTATGCGCCCTCCTCCGTCCCCGGCCGACGTGGGGCGTGCGCACGGCCGCGTCCTGGTGATCGGGCTCGACTCGGTCTCCCCCTGGCTGCTCTTCGAGCGCTTCCGGCCGGTGATGCCGAACGTCCGCCGGCTCCTCGAGCGGTCGCGGTACGGCACGCTGCGGAGCACGGACCCGCCGATCACCGTGCCCGCCTGGGCGGTCATGTTCTCGGGCATGGACCCGGGCAGCCTGGGCCTCTACGGGTTCCGCCACCGCAAACCGGGGCGCTATTGGGAGATGTACACGCCGAGTTCCCGCTCCCCGCTAGAGCCGATGGTCTGGGACCGCCTCTCCCGAGCCGGTCGCCGGGTCTGCGTCATCGGAATGCCGCCCGGGTACCCGCCTCCGATCCTGAACGGCGTGGCCGTCTCCGACTTCCTCACGCCCGCCTCCGCGAAGGACATCGCCTCCCCGCCGTCGGCGATCGACGCGATCCAGCGCTCCGCGGGTGGCTACGAGTTCGACGTCTCGTTCCGCAGCGACGATCGGGCACGGATCGCCGACGATCTTGTACGCATGACCCGCAAACGCTTCGCCGTCGCCCGCGATCTCTGGCAGCGCGAGCCCTGGGACCTGCTCGCGCTCCACGAGATCGGCCCGGACCGGCTCCACCACACCTTCTGGAAGTTCTTCGATCCGACCCATCCGCGCTACGAGGAGAACCACGAGCTACAGGACCGCGTGAGCGAGTACTACGCGATCCTGGACCGGGAGATCGGCGCCCTCCTCGATCTGGTCCCGGCCTCGGTGCGGATCCTCCTCGTGTCCGATCACGGCAGCCAGCCGATGGCCGGCGCCTTCTGCATCAACGAGTGGCTGATCCGCCGGGGCTACCTCACGCTGAACGGATCCCTGCCGCGGGCCGGCACGCCGCTCGAGGAGACCGAGGTCGACTGGGCGCGGACGAGGGCGTGGGGGGCGGGCGGCTACTACGCCCGCATCTTCTACAACGTTCGGGGCCGGGAGCCGCACGGTTCGCTGGGACCGGACTCGGTCCCCGACTTCGAGGCGACGCTGCGCCGGGAGCTGTCGGAGATCCCGGCTCCGGACGGCGGGTCGCTGCGCGTCGAGAGCTTCACCCCACGGGAGCGCTACCACGAGGTCCGCGGGGACGCCCCCGACCTGATGGTCTACTTCGGCGGGTGCTCCTGGCGCTCGGCGGGCACGGTCGGGCACGGCCGGCTCTACCTCGAAGAGAACGACACCGGTCCGGACGACGCCGTCCACTCGTTCGACGGCATCTACTCGGTCTCGGACCCGGCCGAGGGGGCCGGCCGACCCGGACCGCCGGAGCGGATCGTCGATATCGGCCCGACCCTTCTCGACCTCCTCGGTGAGCCGGTTCCCCCGGGGCTCCACGGGCGGGTGATCGACGGCTTCCGATAGCCGATCCCGGCCCGCGCCGGAAAGGCTCTTTACGCCCCCCGATTCGCGAGCCCCGACGTGGCGGAGCATCGACCGGGCTTCTGCGTCTGGCTGACCGGATTGCCCTGCGCGGGCAAGACCTCCATCGCGCGACAGCTCGCGCCCGTGCTGTCGGGCCGGGGGCTCGACGTCGAGCTGCTCGACGGTGACGAGGTCCGTCGCCAGCTCAGCCCGGACCTCGGGTTCGACCGCGCGTCGCGGGAGGTCCACGCCGACCGCGTCGCCTACCTGGCCGGCGTCCTCGTTCGCCACGGGGTGGTGCCGATCGTCGCGCTGATCTCGCCG harbors:
- a CDS encoding SDR family oxidoreductase; translation: MATSPGTRGTGQVAVVTGATSGIGREIARRLAADGYTVVVVGRGEPRAAATAAAIARETGNPRVESVGVTDLARPGDVRRLAATLLAKYPRIHVLVNNAGAFFRRREVTAEGLERTFALNVLAPFLLTSLLEDRLKESAPARVVNMASDAHLRQKLDLSDLQSGRAYAGFRAYGVSKLELILLTREFARRLAGTGVSVNAVHPGFVASGFGKNNGGGTKIAITVLGWLFAKSVRRGAVTPVLVAEDPSLASVSGEYFANERVVPGDPASRDPEAGGRLFAAVDQIAGPLSAPS
- a CDS encoding phosphosulfolactate synthase; the protein is MAGSVSSRAKATFFPASVPSVSRPRRTGVTHVLDRLAALHDDEIDLLAPYVDVAKIGWGLPLLLPREAVRARVRRYHDHGLEVSTGGTLLEYALTHDRAPQLLDEARELGFDLVEISSGIIELAPPQIERLAKAAKERSLDFFIEVGKKDAHYQLSLKETLTQIGHARTLGPRKVIIESRESGRGVGIYDSDGAIKWDWVRSIVAEHPKEDLIFEAPMESQQVQLLMELGSDVNLGNVAPRSVLPLASQRLGLRGETLGTIRTGRSVEGPPAAKFLFFLLETYRGLDQTQLAQMSRLPRRTVQSALESLRQQGLVRESVSLYDSRRREYRLA
- a CDS encoding alkaline phosphatase family protein — its product is MGRAHGRVLVIGLDSVSPWLLFERFRPVMPNVRRLLERSRYGTLRSTDPPITVPAWAVMFSGMDPGSLGLYGFRHRKPGRYWEMYTPSSRSPLEPMVWDRLSRAGRRVCVIGMPPGYPPPILNGVAVSDFLTPASAKDIASPPSAIDAIQRSAGGYEFDVSFRSDDRARIADDLVRMTRKRFAVARDLWQREPWDLLALHEIGPDRLHHTFWKFFDPTHPRYEENHELQDRVSEYYAILDREIGALLDLVPASVRILLVSDHGSQPMAGAFCINEWLIRRGYLTLNGSLPRAGTPLEETEVDWARTRAWGAGGYYARIFYNVRGREPHGSLGPDSVPDFEATLRRELSEIPAPDGGSLRVESFTPRERYHEVRGDAPDLMVYFGGCSWRSAGTVGHGRLYLEENDTGPDDAVHSFDGIYSVSDPAEGAGRPGPPERIVDIGPTLLDLLGEPVPPGLHGRVIDGFR